A stretch of Corallococcus macrosporus DNA encodes these proteins:
- a CDS encoding YIP1 family protein → MATCPRCGAFACARCLRQGPEGAICVTCHEREPLGQLPWDRREELGTLKAFWRTCYGLLMQPTNTLRGINPDAPVGSSMKFVFLSAIAGFLTTGIVYTAIIGIILGMVPEANAGVDDPQAMKLWMTVGMAAWTVLMPFVSTGMTLVNAGLDHLILRMGGVERGFSVTMRAHALSQAPYIVGVIPFVAVYAAPFWAVGLRAFTYRSLHRTSWGTALAGALLAPVLSCCLCGGFYGALMFAAFNNGLGAQG, encoded by the coding sequence GTGGCCACGTGCCCTCGCTGTGGTGCGTTCGCCTGTGCTCGCTGTCTGCGCCAGGGGCCGGAAGGGGCCATCTGCGTCACCTGCCATGAGCGCGAACCCCTGGGCCAGCTGCCATGGGACCGGCGCGAGGAGCTGGGCACGCTCAAGGCGTTCTGGCGCACGTGCTACGGCTTGTTGATGCAGCCCACGAACACGCTCCGGGGCATCAACCCCGATGCGCCCGTGGGCAGCTCCATGAAGTTCGTGTTCCTGTCCGCGATCGCGGGCTTCCTGACCACGGGCATCGTCTATACGGCCATCATCGGCATCATCCTGGGGATGGTCCCCGAGGCGAACGCGGGGGTGGATGACCCACAGGCCATGAAACTGTGGATGACGGTGGGCATGGCGGCCTGGACGGTGCTGATGCCCTTCGTCAGCACCGGCATGACGCTGGTCAACGCGGGCCTGGACCACCTCATCCTGCGCATGGGCGGCGTGGAGCGCGGCTTCTCCGTGACGATGCGCGCGCACGCGCTCTCGCAGGCGCCGTACATCGTTGGCGTGATTCCCTTCGTCGCCGTGTACGCCGCGCCCTTCTGGGCGGTGGGCCTGCGCGCCTTCACCTACCGCTCGCTGCACCGCACCAGTTGGGGCACGGCGCTGGCGGGCGCGCTGCTGGCGCCCGTGCTCTCGTGCTGCCTCTGCGGTGGCTTCTATGGAGCCCTCATGTTCGCGGCCTTCAACAACGGCCTGGGAGCGCAGGGCTGA